Genomic DNA from Halobaculum sp. MBLA0147:
CCCCGAGTCGTTGGCCCTGATCCGGTCGGGGTACTCGCGGGCCCACTCGGCGGAGACGGACTGGCCGACGCCGTCGACGCCGTGACTCCGACGGAACTCCGCGGCCGCGTCTGCCTCCCCACGGAGGTGGAGGTCCTTCGTCACGTACACGTCGAGTCTGTCGATCGGGTCGAGTCCCAGCGCCACGTCGCCGTACACCCACACCTCCCGGATCGGCACGGGGTTCGGTCCCTCCTCGACGGTGTCGAGGATCGTCGTCACGCGGTCGAGTGCGGCCGAGCGGTCCATCGCATCCCGTTCGGTGCCGCGTGGGTTTCGACGTTTCGCTCACCGGCGCGCCGGGTCACCGCCCGGTCGGCGGCCTCCACGCGTCGGCCGTCGTGTCGGTGCCGTGCCCGGTCGCGAGCGGCCTGCGTCTGACGTAAGTTCTTAACGGCGGCGCACACGAGTGAGTCGTATGGGGATCATGAGCAAGATTCTCGGCGGCGACGACGGGCGGACCGCCGGGGACTACGTGGAACTCGACACGGAGGACTTCGAGACACAGGCGGGGGCGGCGGCGATGCAGGTCCACATCGCGGAGTTGAGCGACCAGACGGACCTGATCGACGTGAAAGACGCCATCTACGACGGCGACTTCGTCATCGCGGACATCACGCGCCACTCCACCAGCGACGGGACGACGGAACACCTGATCGACGAACTCCGGCAGGTCACCAAGGAGGTCGACGGCGACATCGTCCGGAAGGGTGACGACCAGTTGATCGTCGCCCCCACCGGCGTCAGTATCGCCCGTACGAAGCTCAACGACCAGCCCTGACTGTACGTCGTCTCTGTGATCGGCCCGTTACTGGCCTCGACTGTACGTCGTCTCCTCAGGTCGTCGGCCCGCCGCCGAGTGCCGACTCTGTCCTCGTCTCGGTCCGCCGGTCGAAGCTCGCCCGTCGACCACTCACGCGTACACTACTCACCCGTCGACGTCCGCCCGCCCGGAGGTGGCAGACTGGAGACGATCGCGGACGGCGGCGGCCTCGTCGACCGGCACGCGCACGTCGAAGGCGACGCGCTCGTCGTACGTGGCCTCGAAGTCCACGCCGTCACTCGCCAGACTCTCCAAGAGACTGCGGACGTCCCCGGAGTCGTCGTACCCGACGGTGACGCGGAACCGCTCGTGGGGGACACGCTCGACGACGCCGGCCGCGTCGACCGCCTCCTTCACCGCCCGAGAGTAGGCGCGGGCCAGCCCGCCGACACCGAGGTTCGTCCCGCCGTAGTACCGCGTCACGACACAGACGAGGTTCCGGAGGTCGCGCTGCTGGAGTACGTTCAACGCCGGGTCGCCCGCCGACCCCGACGGCTCCCCGTCGTCGCTCGCGTACTCCCGGACCATCCCGTCGCCGGTCGGCGTCCGGCCGATCCCGCCGCCCGCGTCGTCGTCCGCCTCCGGACCGGCGCCTCCGACCGCGTCGGCACCGGAGCCACCGGCCGCGTCGCCACCCGAGCCACCCGTCGCATCCCCGTCCGACTCGCCGCCCGCGTCGGGACTCGAACCACTGGTCGTCGCGGGGACGCGGTAGGCGGGGACGTTGTGGGTCGCGTCGTCGTACTCCGCGCGCACCTCGGCGACGAACGCCTCCGCGGCCGCCGGATCGGCTGCCGGAGCGACGTGACCGAGGAACTCCGACCCCTGGACGACGAACTCCGCGGTGGCGCGCTCCGCGACGGTCCGGTACGACTCCATACCCGCGGTTCGACGCCGTCGTTCAAATGGTTGTCCGGTGCGGGCTCGTCGGCCGCGCCAGTGTCCGGTCGCCGGGGGCGTCGCCACGGGGAGTCGGAACACGACGGCGAGACGGTCTGGTCGACTCCCGACGACCGGCGCCCGCTCACCACTCGCCGAGTGTACGCTGGTCGGAGGCGGCCAACACGGAGCCGTCGCCGGGGTCGCCGTCACCCGGTAGGGTCGGCGTCGTCCCGAGGGTGTGGAACGACACCTCGAACGTCTCCGGCAGGTCGTCGATCAGGACCCGTGCGATCACCACGTTCCGCTCGTCGGCGACCCGCTCGGCGACGGACCGCTGGTTCCGCTCCACGTCACCCTCGCCGGTCTTCACCTCGCAGTCGTACGTCGCCACCAGCGTCCCCCGGTGGCGCGCATCGATCCGCAGGTCCGGGTGCCACGCGCCCGACTCGCCCGGCACCGTCACCGGGTCCGGCGACGCGTCGACCGTCACGTCCAACTGTTCCGCGAGCCGCTGCCGGTTCCGACGCGCCTCGTCGGCGGCGGTGCCCTCACCGCGTGTGGTGGTCTCACTGCGCGTGATCGTCCCGCTGCGGCTCTCGTCTCCGGTCTCGG
This window encodes:
- the sepF gene encoding cell division protein SepF: MGIMSKILGGDDGRTAGDYVELDTEDFETQAGAAAMQVHIAELSDQTDLIDVKDAIYDGDFVIADITRHSTSDGTTEHLIDELRQVTKEVDGDIVRKGDDQLIVAPTGVSIARTKLNDQP
- a CDS encoding YigZ family protein codes for the protein MESYRTVAERATAEFVVQGSEFLGHVAPAADPAAAEAFVAEVRAEYDDATHNVPAYRVPATTSGSSPDAGGESDGDATGGSGGDAAGGSGADAVGGAGPEADDDAGGGIGRTPTGDGMVREYASDDGEPSGSAGDPALNVLQQRDLRNLVCVVTRYYGGTNLGVGGLARAYSRAVKEAVDAAGVVERVPHERFRVTVGYDDSGDVRSLLESLASDGVDFEATYDERVAFDVRVPVDEAAAVRDRLQSATSGRADVDG